In Salmo trutta chromosome 37, fSalTru1.1, whole genome shotgun sequence, the following proteins share a genomic window:
- the LOC115176784 gene encoding leucine-rich repeat and immunoglobulin-like domain-containing nogo receptor-interacting protein 1, with protein sequence MFVESVVRWGAWSILLQCGLLGVSAGDFPWPCPARCVCRLETLEVNCSDKQLTSVSEGFASGTQRINLSRNKLKTLGRRQFFGMTQLEDLDISDNVIAMIEVEAFQGLQNLKTLCIRSNRLKIISVGVFSGLPSLRFLDLSENEILVFLDFTFRELVSLHQLEAGENDLVFISQRAFTGLQNLQELNLDRSNLTSIPTEALSQLQSLTRLRMIRLTISALPNNAFRRLHRLRSLVISHWPLLDTLASNSLIGLNLTSLVISSCNLSAVPYQALRHLVYLGYLDLSYNPITAIQGNLLGDLLRLQELHLAGGNLLRIEPGAFRGLAYFRLLNVTSNQLSTLEDSAFHSVGNLQVLRLDGNPLACDCRLLWVVRRRQRLNFDGRQPTCSTPDMVREREFRDFSEKELPRLFTCRQARIVDRRSQEVRVEEGTTVLFSCKADGDPMPSFTWLSAQRIPLSTTGRIRVLSNGTLEVRYAQVQDSGTYQCTVGNAAGNDSLYVSLYVKGFPRNRTMPFFTDEGWIESSHAPTANSSAHVANQYPFDAKTLIIATTMGFLSFLSSVAICFVFMFFWSQSKGQIKHTATIDYVPRTSMGVGGGGGGGGDAGKFTMKLI encoded by the coding sequence ATGTTTGTGGAGTCTGTTGTCCGATGGGGGGCATGGAGCATCTTGCTCCAGTGTGGATTATTGGGCGTGTCAGCAGGGGACTTCCCCTGGCCTTGCCCTGCCAGGTGTGTGTGTCGGCTTGAGACTTTAGAAGTGAATTGCTCTGACAAACAGCTGACTTCTGTGTCTGAGGGCTTCGCTAGTGGCACCCAGCGCATTAACTTATCTCGTAACAAGCTGAAGACGCTGGGTCGTCGCCAGTTCTTTGGGATGACCCAGCTAGAGGATCTGGACATTAGTGACAATGTCATTGCCATGATTGAAGTGGAGGCTTTCCAGGGCCTGCAGAACCTCAAGACCCTGTGCATTAGGAGCAACCGCCTCAAGATCATCTCTGTGGGGGTCTTCTCCGGACTGCCCAGCCTGCGCTTCCTGGACCTGAGTGAGAACGAGATCCTGGTCTTTCTGGACTTTACTTTCCGTGAGTTGGTGAGCCTTCACCAGCTGGAGGCTGGGGAGAATGACCTGGTGTTCATCTCCCAGCGGGCCTTTACCGGCCTGCAGAACCTGCAGGAGCTCAATCTGGACCGCAGCAACCTGACCTCCATCCCCACTGAGGCACTGTCCCAGCTCCAGAGCCTGACTCGGCTGCGCATGATCCGCCTCACCATCTCGGCGCTGCCCAACAATGCCTTCCGCCGCCTGCATCGGCTGCGCAGCCTCGTCATCTCCCACTGGCCCTTGCTGGACACCCTGGCCAGCAACAGCCTGATTGGCCTCAACCTCACCTCGCTGGTCATCAGCAGCTGCAATCTCAGTGCTGTCCCATACCAGGCGCTGCGCCACCTGGTCTACCTGGGCTACCTGGACCTGTCCTACAACCCCATCACAGCCATCCAGGGTAACCTGCTGGGAGACCTGTTGCGGCTGCAGGAACTGCACCTGGCTGGGGGCAACCTGCTCCGCATCGAGCCAGGGGCCTTCAGGGGGCTGGCATACTTCCGTCTGCTCAACGTGACATCCAATCAGCTCAGCACACTGGAGGACAGTGCCTTCCACTCGGTGGGGAATCTGCAGGTCCTGCGGCTGGATGGGAACCCCCTGGCCTGCGACTGCCGACTACTCTGGGTGGTCCGCCGGCGACAGCGCCTGAACTTTGACGGTCGCCAACCCACCTGCTCCACCCCGGACATGGTGCGAGAGCGGGAATTCCGGGACTTCTCGGAGAAAGAGCTCCCGAGACTGTTCACCTGCCGGCAGGCCCGCATTGTAGACCGCAGGTCCCAGGAGGTCAGGGTGGAGGAGGGCACTACGGTGCTCTTCTCCTGCAAGGCAGACGGTGACCCAATGCCCTCCTTTACCTGGTTGTCGGCCCAGCGGATTCCACTCTCCACTACGGGGCGCATCAGGGTGTTGTCCAATGGGACTCTAGAGGTACGCTATGCCCAGGTTCAGGACAGCGGCACATACCAGTGCACGGTGGGCAACGCAGCTGGCAACGACAGCCTGTACGTCAGCCTCTATGTGAAGGGTTTCCCACGTAACCGTACCATGCCCTTTTTCACCGACGAAGGCTGGATAGAGTCCTCACACGCCCCTACTGCCAACTCCTCTGCACACGTGGCCAACCAGTACCCGTTTGATGCCAAGACACTGATCATCGCCACCACCATGGGCTTCCTGTCCTTCCTCAGCTCAGTGGCTATCTGCTTCGTCTTCATGTTCTTCTGGAGCCAGAGCAAGGGGCAAATCAAACACACAGCAACCATCGACTATGTGCCCCGTACCTCAAtgggggtaggaggaggaggggggggtggaggggatgCTGGCAAGTTCACCATGAAGCTTATCTAA